The region TTCGTTCTCCAGCTTCCtggcctctttttctttcctctccctttcaGCTTTCTCCAGCCTCCCaatcctctcctcttcctcccttttaattttctcttcttcctcaatCCTCTTTTCTTGTTCCTCTagtttcctcttctcctccactaatctttccatttcttccttctcctttttagcattctcttcttcctcttgtctcctcctcttctcctcctcaatCCTAATCCTTTCCTGCTCTTCATTTTTaattctctcctcttcctctttctgtcttctctcttgtttctccagcctcctcttttcttcaacCAATCTCTCAtattcttccttttccttcctagccctgttctcctcctcttgtctcctctcctcctctttcttaatcctttcctgttcctctctttgccttttttcttcttcctcaactctcctcctctcctgttcttccagtctcctcttttcctgacactcttcttcttctctcctaatcttctctgcttcctgcactttcttcctctcttcctccaacctaatcctttcctcttcctcccttctaATTTTCTCTTCAGCCTCaatcctttccttttctttctcctccagtttcctcttttcctttacCAATCTCTCAtgttcttccttttccttcctatccctctcctcttcctcttgtctcctcctctcttcctgagccctctcctcctccaccctaatcctttcctcttcctctctttgccttttttcttcctcctcaattttccttctttctcgTTCCTCTAGCCTCCTCTTTTCTGCTGCTAATCTTTcacactcttcttctctcctaaccctttcctcttcctcttgcttcttcctctcttcctcctgcagctttctttcttgttcctctagtctcctcttttcctcatactcttcctcttgtcttctcatcctctcttcttccacttttctcctcctctcttcctccctccttatcttttcctcttcctgctttctaactttctcctcttcaattcttctttcttcttcctctctcttttgctctgctAATTTACGCTCTTCTTCTTGCCTCCTagccctctcctcttcctcttgtctcctcctctcttcctgagccctttcctcctctgccctaatcctttcctcttcctctcttttccttttttcttcctcctcattttttcttctttcttctttctctagtctcctcttttcctctgctaaTCTTTCacgctcttcttctttcctaaccctctcttcttcttctcgtctcttcctctcttcctccttccgagtcctctcctcttcctcccatctaaccttctcttcttcttcagccctttttctttcttcttcctcttgcctcctcctctcttcctgagccctgtcctcctctgccctaatcctttcctcttcctttcttttcctttcctcttcctcctcaattttccttctttcttgttcctcttgtctcttttcctctgctagTCTTTCatgctcttcttcctcttttctcctcctctcctcctccatcctaaTCCTTTCCTCTTCATCCCCTCTATGTTCATCCACATCCTCCATTTTATTGTCTATTTCAgctgtctcttcctcctcctcctcctccgtccaTGGTGAATACTGCCTCACTGCCCTAAGTGAAGCAACAGATGGGGGGGAGCTTTCAGGGACATCCTCCATTGATCCATGACCTGAACTGGCGAGACTGAAGTTTGATCCGATGCGAGAGGTGCGAGGCTGAGGCTCTTCACAGTACACATGACTGCCATTGATGCACAAGTTACTCTGTTCGACAGGGCCATGTTTTTGGTGGCCAGAGAAGGAATCTTTGTTGTCTGAGCTGCCCGAGCGTTTATGTATCATGAACTTAAACTTCTTTTTACCTGGAAGGAAATTGAAAAATTAACATGTATTTAATTACGAATAAGACAAGGGTGAATGTGATTGAGTAAACTGAAAATTTTTGCTCCTGACCCTCAGAGGAATCCACATTCAGACCAGATGACTGGCTGCCACTTAGCGAGGAATTCTTCGCAGGCAGAACAGACATAGACTGAGACATGTTCTTCTGCAGGTTGGACTTGGgagaaaataaagatttaattttatgcttctttttcttctcatcctTCCCTGCAGCTAGCTCCGCATCCCCATTtgcctcctcctcactgtctgtcAGAACCTGAGTGAAGGATGGCACCACGCTCGACACAGTATCCGATTCCTTTTTCTTGCCACGAACTTTGTCCTTGAACTTGCCCAGGCGAGACCGGGATTTGCCGGCAGCAGAGAGATCAAACATGCTGGCAGTCATGTTGTTTCTCATGAATTGAATGTCCAGGAGgacctctcctctgtctttgtctgcctTGCCAGTCTTGTCCAGTAACTTGAACCATCTGTTAAACAGAGGCACGATGTTAGAAAGACATTTATCCACATGGTACTAAACATAATACCAAAATGTCTGATTAATTGTGCAAATATTATTTCAAACATGTAGCTTTTAGAAAAGAACACATTCTATATACCCAAGAGGTAATTCTCTGTATGTTCAACTTTACAAACAACCACTTTCACATTGTCTTTGATTTAATTTTAGTGTCTAATTTTGTTACTTTTTCAATGATAATTTGCTTGGACTTACTTATTTGAATGCCATTTTTTGCAAGAATAAAATGCAGTACTACTTTTAAGATCTAACACTTCATACACACCATCTGTAATAACAAGGTGTCATAGAGACATGTTAATGTTCAGTCCTCATCAGCTTCTTTGTGGAAACTATGATCAAACCCGTAGGAAATGGAAAGTGACTCAGCAGTGACTTGACTGTGTTTTTGGAAAGTCTGTGATAATCTAAGCCAAACCAGCAAACTGACCATGAAGGTCTGTTGAAgtttgtgaagtttttttttttttataataataatattgtacTGTCTGTGGCAGCCTCTACCGTGGAAAATTTATGAATGCTTATACTGTGTGTACTCAGTGAATATTTGAAGGCCTTTATGAAGGTTGTTCCCCTTTTCTCTCATGTCTCACACAATCAAAtcttactaaaataaaaataaaaaataaaaagaacaacattAGGCTTTTATTACATACTGCAGATGTTCACTGCATTAAACAAATAGTAGTACCCACCCTGATTTGTAGCACTGATTTAGCAGGCTCACCAATAGCTTGTGACCCACTATGCCCTTGACTACATGCATCAGTATGTACCCAAAACATTTAAGCCTGCAGACAGTCAACAGGTCAGGTTGACTGTCTGCAGTCAACCTAACCTGTTGAAGCCCAAAGAAGAGAGTTTTATCTAAGAAGATAAGTCCCTGGCTCTCCAATAACCAAGGGAACCAATCTGCTATTAGCCTCATTATCACcttttaaaaatactgcagGTAGGTGCCACAAAGCATGAACTAGTACCAACAAACATCCTGGCAGGATCACATGTCCTCCATGTGTTACTCTAGATAAACACCCACATGCAGATTTAGGTAGACAATGAAATACCAGGATGACAGTgaagcaacacaacacacacactggttacAACCTCAAACTAGCAgcttaaaaaaatttggaaaaaaagtGTAGAAAAGCACAAATAGACTCAGTCAGACATCCACTGAGACCAGACTGTGTCAACTTTTCACTGCTCCTGCACCTGTGTCATGGTCCAACACTGACAGGAGGGTCTCGGAATGAGCAGAATAATTTAACAGAGCAACAAAAAGGAACAGTCAGCATAAAAAAGTGCCTATCAGGCAGAAATCTGAGGTCAGCTCACCACTGAACAAACAACTCCAACTGAAATCTGAATTCCTGAGGAAATGAGGAAGGggctctgtgtgcatgtctctgtgtgtgcatgtctatgtgtctgtgcactgtGTGGGTGCAAAGAAACAAATTTCCGTGTTGTGGCTGTGACTAACCATCTTTCTTATAATGTGAAACACAGAAGTAACCCTCAAAATGATCAGGTTTGGCTCatgaatgtgatttaaaaaaaaacaaaaaggaaaatgtagAAGCATTTCAAAATACatcatcatgtttttgtgtgtgtgtgtgtccctgcagtTAACCCTGAGATTCCACTGATACATAATGCAGACCCAGCTGACTACAGTGAGTTGCTCTCAATGGTCCTGAATCAGATATTGTTGAGAttcaccctctttctcctcctctctcaggaaTGCTTTAGATGTGTGGCACAAACAAACTGAGGAGGGAAACGCCTTTTCCTGGAAGTTGTGAAATGGGTAAGACTGCTATCATAGGCcccctgcctcttcctgctggTAAATAATGGGATGTGATTTAAATTTCAGGTCTTAACAATTTACATATTTCACTGTGAGACTTCTTCATGGTTTGCCTCATGAATGTCCAGACTACCTAGCAGAACAATGCTAGGTAGTTAATGCATTTATTTACCATGCAAACAAAGACAGTCCTCTGCAGCAGTTATGTTTACCCCCATCCATGATGACTTCATCCAGTCCCTCTGTGATATTATAGCATCTTAATATAGCTTAATAATACAAATAGTAGAAAAGGACAATTGATGATATACAGCATAGTACAATATCTAAGGGTTACGCATTAGTCAGTGTTATTGTTTCTCAACCTTCAGAAGAATCATATCATGAAATCTTATGTTGTCATTGTTGATGTTGTCACATCTGAAATTAAGAACTTTTTAAGAAGCTTTTTATGCACATGAAATGCTTATCAGTTTGATTTAGTAAACATTTGCCATATTATGATATATATCAATAACAGAAAATATCCTTAATGATAGCGTAATAATGAACTGAAGCATTTCAAACAGCCCTATAGTATATAACAGTGTAGTATAGTGGAACAGTAATAGCATTAGTATAGTACTAGCATTAATACAGAATGGTAAAAGCACTAATAATACTGTAATTCAATGATGCCTACAGAAGccaaacaaatacaacacatgcaaaaaaaaaagagagaagaagtaAGCTACTTCAGTTAAATCAGAAGGGAAGTTGCAAAAGTGTTTGGGCGTTAGCTGGTTGGGGCAGTAAGCTGTGTGCAGGAGGAGGAATTAAAAGAGGCTTTTCACTTAACAATGCCTGAATGATTATGATGCCCTTAAACTCtgtaatcccccccccccaaagaaTTACAGAAAATGTGCTGTTCTGCTGTACAAACAGAACCGGAGGAGGATAACGCATGACTCaacattttgtaaatgtattctccgttctgcacacacacatccttccTGAACTACTGATAAGATAATGCCCTGAGTGGCTCAAGCCTTCTCTTATCACAGAACACAGATGTATGAGTGGGAGAAGAGCTGAGTGAGTAAAACAACTCAGCTGTGATAATGTCCAAGGACCAAAACTGCTTATCGTGTCAGTCCACATCTACGAGTCATCAAAGCAAAACTGGAGGCCTGTACAAAGGAACCAGAGGGTAACTGAAGAGAAATTCCCTTTATACCCTTTCCCCTAAGTGTCACAAACCACTGGTTGAACCTTGAGCTATTTTTAACCCAAAAATCAATCACAATACATGCTAGAGCAAACGGCATGTGAGACGGAAGCTGTAAGAGAGACTTTCctatttgtctgttttgtggCGCAAGTGCTCTTAGACCTGACCAGCAGATTTTGGTAACAGAAGTGGCACTAGAGCACAGTAGCCTATATGTCATTCAGTTTGTTATTAGCTTCACTGATGAGGGTGTTATATATTGCCCCTTGTAGTTGACAGTGTAGAAGatagaaaacaagacattttaacaTGTTGCAGAAGGAAAAGTACAAGTGTGAATAATAGAAGTGGCTGAAATCAaattagctgcttcagtttcagggacTTGCTATTGCGCATGCTGACTCATTATACTGTCATTActagaacagagccattgtctATGTGATTATTAGTACAGAAGTACTAATGCAGACCTAACAGtgttaaaaatgcatttagAAAAATATCTACTATGATCTaagactgttaaaaaaaaaaaaaaaaaaaatcttggttGAATAATAGCTTTCCAGAATCTGAAAACACGAAGCACCTTAAACAGTAGAGCTGTTGTACTAGCAGCTTGTGGAACACGCAGCACTGTCTGTCAGAGAGCCAGTACAGCTACAGTGGTTTTCTTCAGTAAAAGTGACCTTGCTAGACTGTCCCCGATGCcaccacagtttgtttttcactgatAAAACAGTCAGGAATGTGAGGCTAAAGCTGGATTTAGACCTCAGAGGCAAGGTGTATTCACCAAGCTCACAGAAAGATCAACAGAGACCAAGCAGAGCATTTACTCAAGATCAGCCAAAGCATGTTTGCTGatttaacaaaatatataatatatatgtacaagtatgtatatatatattcagtgtAAGAAAGCCTTATAGAACTGTGCatcagcatgcacacacgcgcgcacaccaAAACCCAGAACCATTCATGATTaaacatgcagcacacagcCAGGTGAAGTTCAGcataacatcctttttttttccaggtcagAGGAAGATAGTTGGACACTCGCCAGACCCAAGAAGAACTGAGGCAGAGGAGTATGGAAAGATCTGTGACATGTGGCATTTCAATGTCAGCTCGTTTCATGCTCTCAAATCTAATTTAAGTATAGATCTTTAACCACGAcagtcacacacgcacacacagaaaaaaaaaatcaagaggggtcactgtttgctctgtttcatGAGAGATTTACCATAATATGAACAGACAACAAATCTATATGGTTTCATGATAAAACATGAGCAGGAATTAGTCAAATGTCAAATCTAACTTTGGTATGGATGATATTATAATTGAAGCAGCACTCAAAGACGTCAAACAGAGCAGACTGacccaaacaacaacaaacaactgtAAAGGGGGTAGGaaagggaagtgtgtgtgtgtgtgtgtttgtgtttgcgcATTTAGACAAACAGGCTGGTATGCAGTCTGCTTTTGTATAATACCAGTCACACGGCAGGGGACTAAAATACCCAGAAACAGCTTAGCGCAACGAATGTTTTCCATTCTTACTACGGACTTCTAACTGTGTCAAGATGATTAATCTTGCATTTCAAATTTTGGGAAGGATCgctataatataaatattgacCTTTGTTTTTGACCGTGTTTCTGCATAAAGGAGCAGGTATAATCGCCATTAGACGAGAGACTTAACAGTAGCACCAGCACAACCTGTAAAACCTGAATGCTGTCATTATTAccacaaagacaggagagatGGGTGTGAAACTTTGTCTTTTGCACAGTAAAAGTAATCATCACTTCATTTAATTACTTCACTTCCTTCGCTCATGTGTGCTTATGCACTGTGATGAGAATTCACATCTGAGAGCTCGACGTTTTTATTCATGGCATCCTCACGAAAATGTGCTTCACTGAGCACACTGAGGTGAAGTGTGGGTCTTCTTTGGGGGAtctttctgttgttgtcatgtTCAGTCAATGAAAGCGTGAATCTTTTGGCTCACTTCATTCGCCTGAGTAAGTAATGCTGATTGGCACTCTTGAAGGCTGCAGCCAAGGGAACAAATCCCTTAAGCTGCAGTGGTGCGAGTGGGCAACATTCATAAGTCAAACCCACCAGAGCGAGTCTGTGTAATGATGCATGgctatatatgtatgtatgtatgtatgtatgtgtgtgtgtgtgggtgggtgtgtgtgtgtgtgtgttcgaaTATCTCAGCTCAGTagaagaaaaggtgaaaataTCATACCTGCTTctaaaaagtctttaaaaatgCACATATTAAGCAAATTTCATAAGGTAACCCTAATCCACAGTTATCACATATGCTGCATAATTGTtgtattaataaataaaagaataacaTGGTTTGTAATTATTGGAGATTAAACAGGGATTATGGAGTTTTGTCCTGCAATACCACTAAGCCTAGTTTGACTGAGAGAACCAGGAGTTGTTCCCATGTGGTGCAGATGAAAATCAAAGTCACTCAGTCTATTTTGTGTCTCCCATGATTTACTCATTTACATGCTGTTAAAAGCAAAGACCAACATGTGCCCTGCACTGAGGTACTGCATATGCATAAAGACACAGTCTCGTAGccacagcacagagggaaaaatcTTCAGTCAAGACATATGTTGTTAATGTGGATAGATTGTGAATCATTTGTAAAACAGGGATCAGGTGGGTTaatttttaaaaggaaaaataagggttttattttttatttttttcataaatctgtctacagggaggtcagagggtCAACTGCAGAGCAAGAATCATTTGAGTGAACAAAGAAACTTTAgcaggatgattttttttttaaactgctccAGGGACCAAGCTCAGCAATGCTTCCTTTTAAATTAGAGTTCTTTGTTTGGCAAAAGCTTAAAGGctactattttttttcattcattgacTGGTTGGTCTTTTCTGTAACTATCTTGCAAGTGGCctgtttccagcttcttaaatgtgatttACTGGGTGGTCTTAAACTTTATGATGATACACTGAACATCATTtggtttttggactgttggcTGGACCACACAAAACATGCCTGTGCTCTGGGAACTTGTAATGGACACTTTTGctttctgtgctgctttcaaGCTACCCAGCAGTACATAAAGAAGCTTAAACTTTACCAGCTTTAACACATTTATCAATGTGAGCATCAATAATGTTGATTTTGATGCTAAAACTTCTCTAGCTACTTTCATTTAAGCAAAATTTTGAATGCATGCTTTAACAGGGTCTTTCTGCAGTGTGATTTACGTTTTCCTTCAGAAAGATTTAATACTTTTTCCACACattatttcacattatttttattcaaacaatGACCCTTTACCTCCCTGCTGTGTGCACTCACTCGGTCTTGTTGCGGGTTTTGtcctcactgagctgcagcaggttgATGACAGCCTGTCCCAGCAGTTTGTCTGGACCCACCAGGGCCCTGTGCAGGACGTGGACATGCAGCGTGCcacgctctcctcctcctcctccttgatGCGGCAGGTCGAAGGCGGCCTCCTCTTTCCACACCGGAGCCACGCTCTTCTCCGCCACCGAGGTCTGATACTTCTCCTTGCCAACTTGCATGACCGCGTACGCATCGTTGGTGCCGCTCTTCCCCTTAATCCTGAGGCCTCTGGCTTGGAGTACCGTTACCTGGACGCTTGTGGGACACCACTGCTGATCCGCCAAGGACATGCTGACACCACTTGTTTTTGGATTATCGCTGCAAAGAAAttacgtcaaaaaaaaaaaaacccaaacaaacaaaacaaaacgcaGCGGCGTCTACCATCGGTTCTCAGGGGCACTGAagggagaagagggggaaagTTTTCCCGTGAGCTTCGATGAAGTTGAGGAAACAGCTGATTGGGCGTGGTTACACCGAGACTGGGCCTTGGTTAAGACAAGACACTCCCACAGATTAACAGGTTACATGACTTCTGAAACGAACTTGACACGCTGCCTGGTGTGCTCATTCACACTACAACGATCGCTTACTGGAGCCAACAGGCCACACCTGATCCTTGTTGACACCTGCCAGAGCGCATCAGCATCATCCCACCATCCCAGCTGCATTCAAATAAGGACCAAAGTGACTGATTTGGGTACTTCCTtgacacattttaatgtcaCTGCT is a window of Toxotes jaculatrix isolate fToxJac2 chromosome 16, fToxJac2.pri, whole genome shotgun sequence DNA encoding:
- the rab11fip1b gene encoding axoneme-associated protein mst101(2) produces the protein MSLADQQWCPTSVQVTVLQARGLRIKGKSGTNDAYAVMQVGKEKYQTSVAEKSVAPVWKEEAAFDLPHQGGGGGERGTLHVHVLHRALVGPDKLLGQAVINLLQLSEDKTRNKTEWFKLLDKTGKADKDRGEVLLDIQFMRNNMTASMFDLSAAGKSRSRLGKFKDKVRGKKKESDTVSSVVPSFTQVLTDSEEEANGDAELAAGKDEKKKKHKIKSLFSPKSNLQKNMSQSMSVLPAKNSSLSGSQSSGLNVDSSEGKKKFKFMIHKRSGSSDNKDSFSGHQKHGPVEQSNLCINGSHVYCEEPQPRTSRIGSNFSLASSGHGSMEDVPESSPPSVASLRAHERLAEEKRQEEQERRKIEEEEERKRKEEERIRAEEDRAQEERRRQEEEERKRAEEEEKVRWEEEERTRKEEERKRREEEERVRKEEERERLAEEKRRLEKEERRKNEEEEKRKREEEERIRAEEERAQEERRRQEEEERARRQEEERKLAEQKREEEERRIEEEKVRKQEEEKIRREEERRRKVEEERMRRQEEEYEEKRRLEEQERKLQEEERKKQEEEEREEKRQREEEERIRVEEERAQEERRRQEEEERDRKEKEEHERLVKEKRKLEEKEKERIEAEEKIRREEEERIRLEEERKKVQEAEKIRREEEECQEKRRLEEQERRRVEEEEKRQREEQERIKKEEERRQEEENRARKEKEEYERLVEEKRRLEKQERRQKEEEERIKNEEQERIRIEEEKRRRQEEEENAKKEKEEMERLRKEKEARKLENEKLTTDAEEWKKRENKAKDGHKAAWQKSTVAVGSPAEVPSTNPFDEDFSNNPFEEIPNSPAGPDSSRAKGSNVQPGCQFAVSSMGSKTISTAEKDLISAQREKRPAPQPPGRNQAESQREQDASIRHLAQINKQNNEKGIVKTASVLPQRSVQVNAPQSQSHTETKNTKGLMQISTTKETESVAKHSKRPAPPRPRSVEEEPSPQPKTPSSFAGNISQGCGSEQKQIPVVYGLNPFEDDEDENELTAQDDTTTPGSTGTAHWPAAVSLATDKDATSQAKVKSSKVAHAPPPPAKTAAASRSLIHQKTDRSHAMGDTGVAVPNKGANQACDPQPEATIAVPVQEASLKEPQPAIAQRTREEASMNKEVPPTTSRRLQPVKPLNPLEQQSVSIVQGEKHKSTGVLSEVQEKPKGNDSRAKGPYSQLTREELISLVLKQENQLSEKDKKISELEQYIDNLLVRVIEEKPSILMSMSSLKKAV